The Raphanus sativus cultivar WK10039 chromosome 6, ASM80110v3, whole genome shotgun sequence sequence tgtatagtttcatcaaggactgatataagatgatggtcaaagagtttagaaccattgtagtctccgtttctctagataatgaagattttataatgctaattgcattaatctaggcagtatatgaaattttactaaactaaatattaaaaaattagaatgatttctatatacaatgaaagattgtttagaatacattaattcaaatttagaatgtggtttgaaaattttaaaacaaaagtgaagagtataaacttcagtatatagaacattaACCGAAACTCATTGTTTTAGAATGGGTTTatccacggattttgaaaaaaattcaaaaatatgaaaatctggctttagtgtatagtttcatcgaggaCTGACAtatgatgatggtcaaagagtttagaacctctgttgtctccgtttctctcgATAATGAAGTTTTTATAACgttaattccattaatctagcatatgaaattttattaaacgaaatattaaaaattagaatgattcatatattctATGAAAAAagactttagaatacattaattcaaatgtagaatgtggtacgaaatttttgaaacaaaagtgaagagtataaacttcaatatatagagcatttaccgaaaactcattatttttgaagaggttaacccacagattttgaaaaaatttcaaaaatttgaaaatctggttttagtgtatagtttcatcgagtactgacataagatgatggtcaaagagtttagaacctctgttgtctctgtttctctagataatgaagattttataaaactaacTCCATTGATCTATACAGTATATGAAagttactaaactaaatattaaaaaaatagaatgattcctatataccatgaaatatagtttaaaatacattaattcaaatgtagaatgtggtttgaattttttttttaaaaagcgaagagtataaacttcagtattagagcatttaccgaaaacttattacttttgaaaaaaaaaatcaaatgataatgaagattttataatggcaTTCCATtgatctatgcagtatatgaaactttagtaaacgaaatattaaaaaattagaatgattcctatataccatgaaatatagtttataatacattaattaaaatatataatgtggtttgaaatttttaaactaaagtgaagagtataaatttcagtatatatagcttttatcgaaaactcaatattttgaaggggttaacccacgaattttgaaaaatttcaaaaatatgaaaatctggttttagtatatagtttcatcgaggactgacataagatgatggtcaaatagtttagaatCTTTGTAGTCTTCGtttcagtatatgaaattttactaaactaaatattagtaAACCAATAAATTTAGAAAACCATTTCGAAGTAAAgtacaataaattaatttacaataaaaatagttttaacaatacatatataattatcataacTACACATTTATACaataataaatagatttagaataatttataaatgattttataacattataatgATTAAATAAAAGTCATATAAATGATATGTGAACTCTAATAAAATGACTTTGTAAGCTAGAATGAGAAATGatcttaaataatttcaaaatatatataaatgatttataaactatGTGcagaatttaaaaacataatttctaaTAATAATGCATTACATAGAAATATAATTCTTTGTATAAAAGTACACaaccattatatttatttttataaaaattatattattattttctataactataaattaaagttgataaaataaacaaattgatgacatattatatattatttccaTAATTCTACAATTAATTAGCATAAACCATTATTTGCAATATTACATGTGTTATATGGTAACTTGTATTAATAATAAGTTCcagaattttcttttatttttagatccgaataaaataaataattaataaaaattatcaaccaatcaaattataacaattatttaaaattttagctgTGAGTGATACATATGCAAAAGTTATTTAAGTGACTTCTCGGTTAATACACAGTATGATACAAGTCAACATCTATACACATCCTTTCTTTCACGTTTAAACTTTAAAGAAACGCAATACAAAGAAGAAACAATACTTGGTTAAATAacgaataataaaatttacaaatatttctatatagaaaaatagaaaatagaatttctaacaaaaataaaacctCAAGTTCATTGGTCCTTGGGTGTGTGCAAGTTAATTAGAATGGATTGGTCTTAATTCTCTCAAGTGTCTTCAACGAAGATCCTGAAGATGAAATCCCTGAAACGTCGAGAGTATTGCTTTGGATCAACTGCCGAGATCGACGTTGGATCATACTGCATTGATTTGTATGCATGTTCAAGCTTCTTGCTTATATCATAGTCTTGTAGAATGTCTATAACACCAAAGTAGATAATTACGTCATAAAACTCCCCTGTTGGTTCCCCAACAAGCTGATTCTCAGCGTCACTTCTCCTCACTGTTCTTTCAACTCTTGCAGGCATGTTTATACCTAGTTGCATCGATGCTAACctgaaaaaaaacatattcaagAACCAAACATCGTATTATAAAACCTCATTTGCAGTTTTCACATCCATTATGGTTATATAACcattgagtttttggttttttactTGCTGGCATCAAGAAGAAACCGGTCCATTTCTCCTCGGGAGGGACGACTGTCTCCTGTTCAAACAAGATGAAGTGGCCTCGATCAAGCAAGCTTTAAGATGAATACTTGAAAAGTTAAGGACAAGATTTTTACCGGTCGGTGTTCTAGCACCGGAAGTAGGAGTGGCAGAGTTATTGCACGAAGATTCTCGAAAGTGAAGACCAACCAAGAGACTATAATCCATGATCCTCTCTTGTTCAAGAAATTCACAGTCTTTGTCCACTTGCCTGTCAACAGAAAGAAAATTGCTATAAATTTGGTTACTTATGAAAGATGTGGAAGGGACATATTATAGCAAATAGTTATTATAGGTAATGAATAAATCACCTGCAGAATTCTTGGAACCAGTTCTTTTGCAATCGGAATAAGAAATTTAGATCAAGATCTTTAAGCGTTGTGTTTGGATCGATTTCAGACTCTGGCTTTGTGGTAAGACGGCCATGAGATGATCCTTTGAGATCAAACCGCCTATGGATGGAGTGGCCAGTACAGAATAGATTCCCCATGATGACAAACCGAACCTGCAAGGCACAAGTACTCTTCCATCACTACttgaaaaactgaaaaaatgCTAATAACAATTCACTGCAATAGACATGAATTGTTGACCTTTTTCTGTGCAGTGCCAGTCAGTTTCACGCAGTGGAGACCGAAGAACTTGGTAACTAGAGTGTTTTCACATGCCCTTACATGGTTGTAGTAAGCTGGAAGCATCCTTATAAGAACCTGTTTCAAAAGGGAAAATACAAATGAGTGAATGTTgatacagattttttttttaaaaatgttgtaTCCTGATACTTACTTTTGTTTCTGCCTTCTTCATTGTCTTGATCATGTAACGGTCATCATTGGTCAAGTAGAAAAAACTTCCACTTTTCCCTGGAGATGATAGCTCCCTAAGAGCATCATTTCCACAAATTGATAACATATAATCTGCTGCATCCACACTAAACAGTTTCCGCAGAGTCCTACACAACATtttcatatgttttcttaataccAAAATACACACATAGAGAAGAGATCAAAAGGCAacccaaaaagaagaagagagtttCTCACCTGAAAACCACAGGACAATAGTCCTTCCATTTGAACTCAACAGACTGGTGTGGAGGAGTGTACTTAGATCCCTCAGATGGAAACTTGGTCCAAAGTTTTTCCTTTGGATCAAACGCAGAAGCCTTCAAATCAAGAGATGTTGCCGGCGCTGGTCTTCCAACAGAATGtcttaaaaaacagaaaaaaaaaaaatttatatcaaacatCAAAGAACACACACAAAGCAGTTTCAGTCACAAGCCGCCTTACCTAATCCCAAGCTGCAAGTTAAGCATGAGATCATAATTCTTATGTCCTTTAGAGATAGTCTGTCCTTGTTTCTTAGCAGGCTGTATTCTCAACGGCCCTAACGGTGATCTGTTACTCTCCGTATCATCTACCTGAAGATAACCAGAACCATTATTCCTCAGCTCCATTTCAGCATTACTAACTCTTCCATCAACCGACCTCCTCCTCGGCCTCTCACTGCTTTTAGTCCTGTTCCCACTACTGCTCTGCTCAGAAGAAGAACCGTACCAAACCGGCATCTTCTGAGACGGCAAAACCGGGATTCTCTGGCAAGTACAAACCACACACTCACTCAAATCAACGTAGAACACTTGCTGCGGCTGCCAGTCAAAGTTCCCCGTAGGCGTCGACGGGTAATAAGTCCCGTTCTGTTCTTTAGGATCTTTACTCCAAACTCCGACATAAAAACTCCCATCCGACCAACGGAACGTCCCGTTCCCTTTAGGAGCAGAGTCTTCCCAAGACCCGTCGTAACGGTTCCCGTTGCTCCATATCATCGTCCCGTTACCGTTCATCATCCCGTTCTTCCACTGACCGATGTAATGATTCTCGTTCTTCCACTGGTACCTCCCGTGACCGTCCTGCGAACCCCTCCTCCACTCGCCGTCGTAGCAGTCCCCGTTGACGTAGCTCTTCGTGCCTTGCCCGTGCCTAAGGTTCATCACCCACGAGCCTCTGTAGAGATCTCCCGAGGAGTCGATGTAAGTGCCTTTCCCGTCCATGTAACCGTTCTTGAAGTCTCCTTCGTAGGTCGCGCCGCTTGGCCAGCTGAAACGGCCTTTCCCCATGGTTTTGCCGCGGTGCCATTCTCCCACGTACATGCAGCCGTCGGTCCAGAGGTATTTGCCGTGTCCGTGAGGGAGGTTGTCTCTCCATTGGCCTGTGTAGAAGTCTCCGCTCGGTAACGCTTTCTCCGCGTGGTATGTTTCTCCCGTCGGTCGGCTGTAATCATCGGCGTCGTCCGCGTGTGCTACCGACATTTCTcccttttctgttttttctgtCTTCTTTCGAAATTTTTTCGCTGTtctgttttgttcttttgtgtTTCGTTTCAGATATGTCTTCGTCTTCGTATCAATGTTGTTCTCGTTCGTTCCTTCATAGCTAGATCGGTAAGCCGCATTTGCAGGGATTGTCTCAAAATAATGGGAGGATCTTGGTCTTCTTCAGAATAAGGACGAGAAGGTAGAGAGAGAAATgagaagttttttttattggtgTTGAAAACAGAAAGTTAGAAAGAGACGAGGATAAcgaaaaaggaagaagaggaatgTATGTTGTGTGTTGAATCAATGATGGTGGTGATTCGATAGAGAGGTTGAAGAGGAGTTTGGTAATGGCCATATTGTTGTTATTGGAGCTCCGCGTTTGATTCCTAAAGCGACTACCTAACCAGACATCTGGAGGGGCCTCACAACAATGCGACGTGGTTCCCTTGTCGATGCTGACGTCATTtcctattttctatttttatttatttatttttatctataatgAGGAGCTTCCCACCAAATACATCCGGTATTATTCAAATGTTTGACCTCATGAATCTGTTCTTTCATGGTAATaccttttttaatttaatcatttaatttGTAAGTACATAGATATATGCagggatttttttaatt is a genomic window containing:
- the LOC108811183 gene encoding phosphatidylinositol 4-phosphate 5-kinase 6, encoding MSVAHADDADDYSRPTGETYHAEKALPSGDFYTGQWRDNLPHGHGKYLWTDGCMYVGEWHRGKTMGKGRFSWPSGATYEGDFKNGYMDGKGTYIDSSGDLYRGSWVMNLRHGQGTKSYVNGDCYDGEWRRGSQDGHGRYQWKNENHYIGQWKNGMMNGNGTMIWSNGNRYDGSWEDSAPKGNGTFRWSDGSFYVGVWSKDPKEQNGTYYPSTPTGNFDWQPQQVFYVDLSECVVCTCQRIPVLPSQKMPVWYGSSSEQSSSGNRTKSSERPRRRSVDGRVSNAEMELRNNGSGYLQVDDTESNRSPLGPLRIQPAKKQGQTISKGHKNYDLMLNLQLGIRHSVGRPAPATSLDLKASAFDPKEKLWTKFPSEGSKYTPPHQSVEFKWKDYCPVVFRTLRKLFSVDAADYMLSICGNDALRELSSPGKSGSFFYLTNDDRYMIKTMKKAETKVLIRMLPAYYNHVRACENTLVTKFFGLHCVKLTGTAQKKVRFVIMGNLFCTGHSIHRRFDLKGSSHGRLTTKPESEIDPNTTLKDLDLNFLFRLQKNWFQEFCRQVDKDCEFLEQERIMDYSLLVGLHFRESSCNNSATPTSGARTPTGDSRPSRGEMDRFLLDASKLASMQLGINMPARVERTVRRSDAENQLVGEPTGEFYDVIIYFGVIDILQDYDISKKLEHAYKSMQYDPTSISAVDPKQYSRRFRDFIFRIFVEDT